A single region of the Pararhodospirillum photometricum DSM 122 genome encodes:
- a CDS encoding iron-containing alcohol dehydrogenase gives MDAFTFFNPTTLEFGAGKEPLIGVRVAGYGLKKVLLCYGSERIKRDGLFETVTASLAEQGVAWVELGGIVSNPVISKVREGIGLVQAHQVDAVLSVGGGSVLDSVKAIAAGAVYAGDVWDLFSGKARITSALPVFAILTLAATGSEMNPGAVVTNEETKEKFFIMSPALFPKVSIVSPVLMRSISREYLIYSASDVIAHLIEVYFTAPSYPKLQSRIVESLIATVIETTEALLADPADDAARAQFAWAATLALNGLTSAGAGGFSYPNHAIEHALSALYNVPHGAGLSVVVPAWMKWFHSRNLAQFERFARTLFGVQTAEQGIAALEDWFARIGTPTRLSHLGIPETDLPAIVENARGNMAAFGLAGLYTPEVIFRVLANAV, from the coding sequence ATGGATGCCTTCACTTTTTTTAATCCCACCACGCTGGAGTTTGGTGCCGGCAAGGAGCCTCTGATTGGTGTACGCGTGGCGGGGTATGGTCTTAAGAAAGTTCTGCTGTGCTATGGCAGCGAGCGCATCAAGCGCGATGGTCTGTTTGAGACCGTCACCGCCAGCCTCGCGGAGCAGGGCGTCGCCTGGGTTGAACTGGGGGGGATCGTTAGCAATCCCGTCATTTCAAAGGTCCGGGAGGGGATTGGGCTGGTGCAGGCCCATCAGGTGGACGCCGTCTTGAGCGTCGGTGGGGGCTCGGTGCTGGACAGTGTCAAGGCCATCGCCGCCGGGGCGGTCTACGCGGGAGACGTTTGGGATCTGTTTTCGGGGAAGGCGCGGATCACCAGCGCGCTTCCCGTGTTTGCCATTTTGACCTTGGCGGCGACGGGCAGCGAGATGAACCCGGGCGCCGTGGTGACCAATGAAGAGACTAAGGAAAAGTTCTTCATCATGTCGCCCGCCTTGTTCCCCAAGGTTTCCATCGTGAGCCCGGTGTTGATGCGCAGCATCTCGCGGGAGTACTTGATTTATTCCGCGTCCGATGTCATTGCTCATCTGATCGAGGTTTATTTTACCGCGCCCTCTTATCCCAAGCTACAATCAAGGATTGTTGAATCCCTGATTGCCACGGTCATCGAAACCACCGAGGCGCTGCTGGCCGACCCGGCCGATGATGCGGCGCGCGCTCAGTTTGCCTGGGCGGCGACCCTGGCTCTCAATGGCTTGACGTCGGCGGGGGCTGGGGGATTCAGCTACCCCAATCACGCCATCGAGCATGCGCTGTCGGCCTTGTACAACGTGCCGCACGGGGCGGGGCTGTCGGTGGTGGTGCCCGCTTGGATGAAATGGTTCCATTCCCGTAACTTGGCCCAGTTCGAGCGGTTTGCGCGGACGCTCTTTGGGGTTCAAACGGCCGAGCAGGGCATTGCCGCGTTGGAAGACTGGTTCGCCAGAATCGGCACCCCGACGCGCCTGTCGCACCTGGGCATCCCGGAGACCGACCTTCCCGCCATCGTCGAGAACGCGCGGGGCAACATGGCGGCTTTTGGCCTTGCGGGTCTTTACACGCCTGAGGTGATCTTTCGCGTTCTGGCCAACGCTGTATAA
- a CDS encoding glycoside hydrolase family 3 N-terminal domain-containing protein, whose translation MTRITPTPRKGDPAERAAFVEALLARMTLQEKLGQLNLLTSNIPLESDRADEIRAGKVGGLLGGLHNCSFGVGGPQALREIQEIAVQGSRLGIPLLLAFDVIHGHETVFPIPLGLSCTWDPEFVRKAARVAAREASASGINWVFSPMVDIARDPRWGRIAEGSGEDPYLGACLAEAMVAGLQGDDLANPDSVMACVKHFVAYGAAQGGRDYNNADMSPAHLYDVYLPPFQAAVAAGVGSAMMAFSALNGLPSHADATLLERFLPGVLRVSDFDGIPEMIAHGLGDEAGQINEDDPLATLSERALRAGVHMDMMGHGYFTRLEASLAAGRVTEAQIEDACRAVLAAKYDLGLFADPFARFDETRAAITLADPETRAVAREGAAAACVLLKNTGGLLPLPKIGQTVAVIGPLADDPKNILGPWSFQGNVEAAVSVLEGIRTKIGHGAVRAARGGEHYRRPQDDRAAQLCRPQGEPGSPAVGRSDRRGGGGGQHRRCCGGRAGRGRRDVGRGGLAP comes from the coding sequence ATGACCCGCATCACTCCAACGCCCCGCAAAGGGGATCCCGCTGAGAGGGCTGCCTTTGTCGAGGCGTTGTTGGCGAGGATGACCCTTCAGGAAAAGTTGGGCCAACTCAACTTGCTAACCAGCAACATTCCCCTGGAGTCCGACCGGGCCGACGAGATCCGGGCCGGCAAGGTGGGCGGGCTGCTGGGCGGATTGCACAACTGCTCGTTTGGTGTGGGCGGTCCCCAGGCCTTGCGGGAAATCCAGGAGATTGCCGTACAGGGCTCGCGCCTGGGCATTCCGCTCCTGCTGGCTTTTGATGTCATCCATGGTCATGAAACGGTCTTTCCCATTCCGTTGGGACTGTCGTGCACCTGGGATCCCGAGTTTGTGCGCAAGGCGGCCCGGGTTGCTGCCCGTGAGGCCAGTGCCAGTGGGATCAACTGGGTGTTCTCGCCCATGGTCGATATCGCCCGCGACCCCCGCTGGGGGCGGATCGCTGAGGGGTCGGGGGAAGATCCCTATTTGGGGGCCTGCCTCGCCGAGGCGATGGTGGCGGGGCTGCAAGGCGACGATCTCGCCAACCCGGACAGCGTCATGGCCTGCGTCAAACACTTCGTGGCGTATGGCGCCGCCCAGGGCGGCCGGGATTACAATAATGCCGACATGAGCCCGGCCCACCTCTATGACGTCTATCTGCCGCCGTTCCAGGCGGCGGTGGCCGCTGGGGTTGGGTCGGCCATGATGGCGTTTTCGGCGCTCAACGGCCTTCCTTCCCATGCCGATGCCACGCTCCTGGAGCGCTTCCTGCCTGGGGTGTTGCGGGTCTCGGATTTCGACGGCATTCCCGAGATGATCGCCCACGGTCTGGGCGACGAGGCGGGCCAGATCAACGAGGATGATCCGCTGGCAACCCTGTCGGAACGCGCGTTGCGGGCTGGCGTCCACATGGACATGATGGGCCACGGGTATTTCACCCGTCTTGAAGCCTCGCTGGCGGCCGGGCGCGTGACCGAGGCCCAGATTGAGGACGCCTGCCGCGCCGTGCTGGCCGCCAAATACGACCTTGGCCTGTTCGCCGATCCCTTTGCCCGGTTTGACGAGACCCGCGCCGCCATCACCCTGGCCGACCCGGAAACCCGCGCCGTGGCCCGCGAGGGGGCCGCTGCCGCCTGCGTGCTTCTCAAGAACACCGGGGGCCTGTTGCCCTTGCCCAAGATCGGCCAGACCGTGGCGGTGATTGGACCGCTGGCCGACGACCCAAAGAACATCCTGGGGCCCTGGAGTTTCCAGGGCAACGTTGAAGCGGCGGTGTCCGTGCTGGAGGGAATTCGGACCAAGATTGGGCACGGGGCGGTTCGCGCCGCCCGGGGGGGCGAACATTACCGAAGACCCCAGGATGATCGAGCTGCTCAACTTTGCCGGCCCCAAGGTGAGCCTGGATCCCCGGCCGTCGGCCGCTCTGATCGCCGAGGCGGTGGCGGTGGCCAACACCGCCGATGTTGTGGTGGCCGTGCTGGGCGAGGCCGCCGAGATGTCGGGCGAGGCGGCCTCGCGCCTTGA
- a CDS encoding glycoside hydrolase family 3 C-terminal domain-containing protein yields MLGEAAEMSGEAASRLDIGLPEGQRALLAALKATGKPLVLVVLNGRPLTLPWEAEVVDALLITWFGGSEAGNAIADLLFGDRPPEGKLTTTWPHHVGQVPLSYDRPTTGRPGSPTNDPGKYSTRCYIDGSSEPLFPFGFGLSTTTFAYGPVTADKTSLWGDDVLTVSVTVTNTGPRFGREVVQLYVTDPVASVVRPGRLLRGFKKIALAPGEAQTVSFALTPHDLEFHTPDLRRIWEPGRFIIGVGPHVQDLQTLDIVWNKTAP; encoded by the coding sequence GTGCTGGGCGAGGCCGCCGAGATGTCGGGCGAGGCGGCCTCGCGCCTTGACATCGGTTTGCCTGAGGGCCAGCGGGCCTTGTTGGCCGCCCTGAAGGCCACCGGCAAACCCTTGGTGCTCGTGGTTCTCAACGGCCGCCCCTTGACCTTGCCCTGGGAGGCCGAGGTCGTGGACGCCCTGCTGATCACGTGGTTCGGGGGCAGCGAGGCCGGCAATGCCATTGCGGATCTGTTGTTTGGCGACCGTCCGCCTGAGGGCAAACTGACCACCACGTGGCCCCACCACGTCGGCCAAGTGCCACTGTCCTACGACCGCCCCACCACTGGCCGTCCCGGCTCTCCCACCAATGACCCGGGCAAATATTCGACCCGCTGTTATATTGATGGATCGTCAGAACCGCTCTTCCCCTTTGGGTTCGGCCTCAGCACCACCACCTTCGCCTATGGCCCGGTCACGGCGGACAAAACAAGCCTGTGGGGCGACGACGTTTTGACGGTGAGCGTCACCGTGACCAATACCGGCCCCCGGTTTGGCCGGGAGGTCGTCCAACTCTATGTGACGGATCCGGTGGCCAGCGTGGTGAGACCCGGCCGGCTGCTGCGCGGGTTCAAAAAGATCGCTCTGGCTCCGGGCGAGGCGCAAACCGTCTCCTTTGCCCTGACACCGCATGATCTGGAATTTCACACCCCAGACTTGCGCCGGATCTGGGAACCCGGCCGCTTCATCATCGGGGTCGGCCCCCACGTCCAGGACCTTCAGACCCTCGATATCGTCTGGAACAAAACCGCGCCTTAA
- the meaB gene encoding methylmalonyl Co-A mutase-associated GTPase MeaB, whose amino-acid sequence MARFVLSLDDLVNGVLAGDRAVVARAITLVESRRADHQRLAQEMLTRLLPHAGRAHRVGLSGVPGVGKSTFIEGLGCRLTARGHRVAVLAVDPSSSRSGGSILGDKTRMERLSVDPNAFIRPSPSGGRLGGVGRATRETMIVVEAAGYDVVLVETVGTGQSETLVADMVDFFLVLMLPGAGDELQGIKKGILELADMIAVNKADGPNRDKAALAVSQYRAALSIMTPAHPDWVPPVVSCAGLSGEGLDELWEKVFEYRTRMTQNGALQARRQGQQVDWMWSMVEDRLKDAVHGHPEVRALLPVLTEAVTRGGTTATLAATRILEAFGVTAE is encoded by the coding sequence ATGGCTCGGTTTGTGCTTTCTCTCGATGACTTGGTAAACGGGGTTTTGGCGGGGGATCGGGCGGTTGTGGCGCGGGCCATTACCTTGGTGGAAAGCCGGCGGGCCGATCATCAGCGTTTGGCCCAGGAGATGTTGACCCGTTTGTTGCCGCACGCCGGCCGGGCCCATCGGGTCGGGTTGTCCGGTGTGCCCGGTGTAGGCAAATCGACGTTTATCGAGGGCTTGGGGTGCCGGCTCACCGCCCGGGGGCACCGGGTCGCCGTTCTGGCCGTCGATCCCTCGTCGTCGCGATCGGGTGGCTCCATCCTGGGCGACAAGACGCGCATGGAGCGGCTTTCGGTGGATCCTAACGCCTTCATCCGTCCCTCGCCTTCGGGCGGGCGGCTGGGCGGGGTGGGCCGAGCCACTCGTGAGACCATGATCGTCGTCGAGGCCGCTGGTTACGACGTGGTTCTGGTGGAAACCGTGGGCACCGGCCAGTCGGAAACCCTGGTCGCCGACATGGTCGATTTCTTCTTGGTTTTGATGCTGCCCGGGGCCGGTGACGAGTTGCAGGGCATCAAGAAAGGCATCTTGGAGTTGGCCGACATGATCGCGGTCAACAAGGCCGATGGCCCCAATCGGGACAAGGCGGCCTTAGCGGTCTCGCAATATCGTGCCGCCTTGTCGATCATGACGCCAGCCCATCCCGACTGGGTTCCCCCTGTGGTCTCCTGCGCCGGTCTTTCGGGCGAAGGGCTGGATGAGCTGTGGGAGAAGGTGTTCGAGTACCGCACCCGCATGACCCAAAACGGGGCCCTTCAGGCTCGCCGTCAGGGGCAACAGGTTGATTGGATGTGGTCCATGGTGGAGGACCGCCTCAAGGATGCGGTGCATGGGCATCCCGAGGTGCGGGCCTTGTTGCCTGTGTTGACCGAGGCGGTGACCCGGGGGGGGACCACGGCGACTTTGGCGGCCACCCGGATTCTCGAGGCTTTTGGGGTGACGGCAGAGTAA
- the scpA gene encoding methylmalonyl-CoA mutase — MSTIPDFSRIDLENGAPAGTAEAWAERFAAGADPAAVWETPERINVRPLYSARDLEGLDFLNTFPGIAPYLRGPYPSMYVTQPWTVRQYAGFSTAQASNAFYRRNLAAGQKGLSVAFDLATHRGYDSDHPRVAGDVGMAGVAIDSILDMRTLFGGIPLDKMSVSMTMNGAVLPIMALFIVAGEEQGVSAKELSGTIQNDILKEFMVRNTYIYPPVPSMKIISDIFAYTSQNMPRFNSISISGYHMQEAGATADLELAYTLADGVEYARAGMAAGLGIDAFAPRLSFFWAIGMNFFMEVAKMRAARLLWAKLIKPFDPKNPRSLSLRTHCQTSGWSLTAQDVFNNVTRTCIEAMAATQGHTQSLHTNALDEALALPTDFSARIARNTQLFLQQESGTTRVIDPWGGSYYVERLTHDLAARAWAHIEEVERSGGMAKAIETGIPKMRIEEAAARTQARIDAGRQTVVGVNKFQVENDAAIEVLKVENAAVRREQIAQLERLRAERDAVVVEQTLHALTRAADSGEGNLLALAVEAARARATVGEISDALEKVYGRHKAEIRAISGVYSKEVGTMGGAVDRVKRLVSEFETNDGRRPRILIAKMGQDGHDRGQKVIATAFADLGFDVDIGPLFQTPAETARQAVENDVHVVGASSLAAGHLTLVPQLREELAKLGREDILIVVGGVIPPQDFDALYEAGAAAIFPPGTNVAEAATGLLDRLSAALGYTTKAA; from the coding sequence ATGAGCACCATTCCCGATTTCTCCCGGATTGATCTCGAGAATGGCGCGCCCGCCGGCACCGCCGAGGCCTGGGCCGAGCGCTTTGCCGCCGGTGCCGATCCGGCCGCTGTGTGGGAAACGCCGGAGCGCATCAACGTGCGCCCGCTCTACAGCGCCCGCGATCTTGAGGGCCTGGACTTCCTCAACACCTTCCCGGGCATCGCGCCCTACCTGCGCGGCCCTTATCCCAGCATGTATGTGACCCAGCCCTGGACGGTGCGCCAGTACGCGGGCTTCTCCACGGCCCAGGCCTCCAACGCTTTTTATCGGCGCAATCTGGCGGCCGGTCAGAAGGGCTTGTCGGTGGCCTTCGACCTGGCGACCCACCGGGGCTATGATTCCGACCACCCGCGCGTCGCCGGCGACGTGGGCATGGCGGGCGTGGCCATCGACAGCATCCTGGACATGCGCACCTTGTTCGGCGGCATCCCGCTCGACAAGATGAGCGTCTCCATGACCATGAACGGCGCCGTCTTGCCGATCATGGCGCTGTTCATCGTGGCGGGCGAGGAGCAGGGCGTCAGCGCCAAGGAACTGTCGGGGACGATCCAAAACGACATCCTCAAAGAGTTCATGGTGCGCAACACCTATATTTATCCGCCCGTGCCCTCGATGAAGATCATCAGCGACATTTTTGCGTATACGTCGCAGAACATGCCGCGCTTCAACTCGATTTCGATTTCCGGCTACCACATGCAAGAAGCCGGGGCCACCGCCGACCTGGAGCTGGCCTATACCCTGGCCGACGGCGTTGAATACGCCCGCGCCGGCATGGCGGCGGGCCTGGGTATCGACGCTTTCGCCCCGCGCCTGTCCTTCTTCTGGGCCATTGGCATGAACTTCTTCATGGAAGTGGCCAAGATGCGTGCGGCGCGCCTGCTGTGGGCCAAGCTGATCAAGCCGTTTGACCCCAAAAATCCGCGCTCCTTGTCGCTGCGTACCCACTGCCAGACCTCGGGCTGGTCGCTGACCGCGCAGGACGTCTTCAACAACGTGACCCGCACCTGTATCGAGGCGATGGCCGCGACCCAGGGCCACACCCAGTCGCTGCACACCAACGCGCTCGACGAGGCCCTGGCCCTGCCGACCGACTTCTCGGCGCGTATCGCCCGAAACACCCAGTTGTTCTTGCAGCAGGAGTCCGGCACCACCCGGGTGATCGACCCCTGGGGCGGCAGCTACTACGTCGAGCGCCTGACCCACGACTTGGCCGCGCGCGCCTGGGCGCATATCGAGGAAGTCGAGCGCTCGGGCGGCATGGCCAAGGCCATCGAAACCGGCATCCCCAAGATGCGCATCGAGGAAGCGGCCGCCCGCACCCAGGCCCGTATCGACGCCGGGCGCCAGACCGTGGTGGGCGTCAACAAGTTCCAAGTGGAAAACGATGCCGCCATTGAGGTGCTGAAGGTCGAAAACGCCGCCGTGCGCCGCGAGCAGATCGCCCAGTTGGAGCGTCTGCGGGCCGAGCGTGACGCCGTCGTCGTCGAGCAGACGCTGCACGCCCTGACCCGGGCCGCCGACAGCGGCGAAGGCAACTTGCTGGCGCTGGCCGTTGAGGCGGCGCGGGCTCGGGCCACGGTGGGCGAAATCTCCGACGCCCTGGAAAAGGTCTACGGGCGGCACAAGGCCGAAATCCGTGCCATTTCGGGGGTCTACAGCAAGGAGGTCGGGACCATGGGCGGCGCCGTGGACCGCGTCAAGCGGCTGGTCAGCGAGTTTGAAACCAACGACGGGCGCCGTCCGCGCATCCTCATCGCCAAGATGGGACAAGACGGTCACGATCGCGGGCAAAAGGTCATTGCCACCGCGTTTGCCGACCTGGGCTTTGACGTGGACATTGGGCCCTTGTTCCAGACCCCGGCCGAAACCGCGCGTCAGGCTGTGGAAAACGACGTGCATGTGGTGGGCGCCTCGTCGCTGGCCGCGGGCCACCTCACCTTGGTGCCGCAGTTGCGCGAGGAACTGGCCAAGCTGGGCCGTGAGGACATTTTGATCGTGGTCGGCGGGGTGATCCCGCCCCAGGATTTCGACGCTCTCTACGAGGCTGGCGCCGCCGCCATCTTCCCGCCCGGCACCAACGTGGCCGAGGCGGCAACGGGGCTGCTGGATCGTCTGAGCGCGGCGTTGGGGTATACGACCAAGGCGGCGTAA
- a CDS encoding methylmalonyl-CoA mutase subunit beta, producing MTEHTLALAADFPAATQEDWLAQVTKALNGAPFDKKMVTRTYEGFAIQPLYTRADWPGDQDPAGFPGATPFTRGATATGSAVAGWDVRQDVTHPDPAVANKIVLSELERGATSVGVRLDLAGRVGLDSDATAAADLAGAEGVMIGSLSDLETLLAGVYLEIAPVSLEAGAAFEAAAALLAALWERKGIAAGAALGAFNADPLGALATTGVLPMSIERALERLGALAAYTAATWPRVTAVQVSGAPYHDGGASEVQTLAAMLSTGVAYLRAMTATGLDAGTAARQIVFSLPLDADFFTGIAKLRALRRLWARVLEACGVPESDRAMRVAATTAARMLTRRDPWVNMLRTTVAGFAGAVGGADTLTVTPFDAALGISTDFARRIARNVQILLMEESSVGRVVDPAGGSWYVETLTNQIAREAWTRFQGLEQAGGMVNALTEGTLARDIDATWTARRKAVGLRRDAVTGVNEFPNLNEAPVETEAVDLAALRAAAAPRLAAARATVPDVACADTAIKAALKGTTLGTLVAALSDGMAGRAVAIKPHVVAEDFEALRDAADAWKADKGQYPQVFLVTLGPIADHTARATFARNLFEAGGIEAVPGGVLETVEDAVAAWQASQAPVAALCATDALYAEQAEAVARALKAAGLSRLYLAGKPGEAAEAWAQAGIDQYIHVGCDVLATLRDLHAHLGLPVEGTTP from the coding sequence ATGACCGAACATACCCTCGCGCTGGCCGCAGATTTTCCGGCCGCCACCCAAGAGGATTGGCTGGCTCAGGTTACCAAGGCCCTGAATGGCGCGCCGTTCGACAAGAAAATGGTGACGCGCACGTATGAAGGGTTTGCGATCCAGCCCCTTTATACGCGGGCGGACTGGCCCGGCGACCAGGACCCGGCCGGCTTCCCGGGCGCGACGCCGTTTACGCGCGGCGCCACCGCCACCGGCTCGGCCGTGGCCGGCTGGGACGTGCGCCAGGATGTGACCCATCCCGACCCGGCCGTTGCCAACAAGATCGTGCTGTCGGAACTGGAGCGCGGCGCCACCAGCGTGGGCGTGCGCCTGGATCTCGCTGGGCGCGTGGGGCTCGATAGCGATGCCACCGCCGCCGCCGATCTGGCCGGGGCCGAAGGGGTCATGATTGGCTCCCTGAGCGACCTCGAAACCCTGCTGGCCGGGGTCTATCTCGAGATCGCCCCGGTGTCCCTGGAGGCCGGCGCCGCCTTCGAGGCCGCGGCTGCCTTGCTGGCCGCCCTGTGGGAGCGCAAGGGAATCGCCGCTGGGGCCGCGCTGGGCGCCTTCAACGCCGACCCCCTGGGGGCCCTCGCCACCACCGGCGTTCTGCCCATGAGCATCGAGCGCGCCTTGGAGCGTCTGGGAGCCCTGGCCGCCTATACGGCCGCCACGTGGCCACGCGTCACCGCTGTGCAGGTCAGCGGCGCACCGTATCACGATGGCGGGGCGAGCGAAGTCCAAACCCTGGCCGCCATGCTGTCCACCGGCGTGGCCTACCTGCGCGCCATGACCGCCACCGGTCTTGATGCCGGCACAGCGGCGCGTCAGATCGTCTTCTCGCTGCCGCTTGATGCCGACTTCTTCACCGGCATTGCCAAGCTGCGCGCCCTGCGCCGCCTGTGGGCCCGAGTGTTGGAGGCGTGCGGCGTGCCCGAGTCCGACCGCGCCATGCGCGTGGCCGCGACCACGGCAGCGCGCATGCTGACGCGGCGCGACCCGTGGGTGAACATGCTGCGCACCACCGTGGCCGGGTTTGCCGGTGCCGTGGGCGGGGCTGACACCCTGACGGTGACGCCGTTCGATGCCGCCTTGGGGATCTCCACCGACTTCGCCCGGCGCATCGCCCGCAACGTTCAGATCCTGCTGATGGAAGAGAGCAGCGTCGGCCGGGTGGTCGATCCGGCGGGCGGCTCGTGGTACGTCGAGACCCTGACCAACCAGATCGCCCGCGAGGCCTGGACGCGCTTCCAGGGGCTGGAGCAAGCCGGCGGCATGGTGAACGCCCTGACCGAGGGCACCTTGGCCCGCGATATTGACGCCACCTGGACCGCCCGGCGCAAAGCCGTGGGCCTGCGGCGCGACGCGGTGACCGGGGTCAACGAGTTCCCCAACCTGAACGAAGCCCCGGTTGAGACCGAGGCGGTGGATCTTGCCGCCCTGCGCGCCGCCGCCGCGCCGCGTCTGGCCGCCGCTCGCGCCACGGTGCCCGATGTGGCCTGTGCCGACACCGCCATCAAGGCGGCGCTCAAGGGCACGACCCTCGGTACCCTGGTCGCCGCGCTGTCCGATGGCATGGCCGGTCGTGCCGTGGCCATCAAGCCGCATGTCGTGGCCGAGGATTTCGAGGCCCTGCGCGATGCCGCCGACGCCTGGAAGGCCGACAAGGGCCAGTATCCCCAGGTGTTCTTGGTGACCTTGGGGCCGATTGCCGACCACACGGCCCGCGCCACCTTCGCGCGCAACCTGTTCGAGGCCGGCGGGATCGAGGCGGTGCCGGGCGGCGTGCTGGAAACCGTGGAAGACGCGGTGGCGGCGTGGCAGGCCAGCCAAGCGCCGGTCGCCGCACTGTGCGCCACCGATGCCCTCTACGCCGAGCAGGCCGAGGCCGTGGCGCGCGCCCTCAAGGCGGCGGGTCTCAGCCGGCTTTATCTGGCCGGCAAGCCGGGCGAGGCCGCCGAGGCCTGGGCTCAGGCCGGCATTGACCAGTACATTCACGTGGGCTGCGATGTTCTCGCCACCCTGCGCGACCTGCATGCCCATCTGGGCCTGCCCGTGGAAGGAACCACCCCATGA
- a CDS encoding bifunctional metallophosphatase/5'-nucleotidase — MTGTRRARWGAGLLVVGLLLGGPAWAEGRPSAVLRLLHVNDVYEVDPDAEGAGGLAALKTLVAHERSRPGADQTVVTFGGDLISPSLLSGLDQGAHMLTAMGQVGVEVAVPGNHEFDFGAPVLARLLGSTPFPWLGTNVLGQDGQPFAGMERTALRSVGAYKVGFLGVLTPETTKLSSPGATVRFAPVVETVRETVAALKAQGADVIVALTHQDVADDRALLERVPAIDVIVGGHDHEGIVWSDQGRVILKAGSDAKALGVIDLTLQERPTKTGPVVTTRPDVRLIPNVGQTPDPALAGLIAQWHASLDDALGQPLVTLGVPLDSRRAAVRTQESTMGDLIADALRIGTGADVALVNGGGIRADRLYDAGASLSARDVLTELPFGNVVMVLRLTGAELRAALEHGLSAVEEGAGRFPQVSGLTLTWDRKKPAGSRLVTVAVAGTPLDPAASYTLATTNFTADGGDGYTFGTARPVVDASAGRLMTTLVIDYLKSLGGEVKTLETGRLIPVE; from the coding sequence ATGACGGGAACAAGGCGAGCGCGCTGGGGCGCGGGACTGCTGGTGGTGGGCCTGTTGCTGGGAGGACCGGCGTGGGCCGAGGGGCGGCCCAGTGCCGTCTTGCGTTTGTTGCATGTCAACGATGTGTATGAGGTCGATCCCGACGCGGAAGGGGCGGGGGGGCTGGCGGCCCTCAAGACCCTGGTCGCCCACGAACGGAGCCGCCCGGGCGCCGACCAAACGGTGGTGACCTTTGGCGGGGACCTGATTTCGCCGTCGCTGCTTTCGGGGCTCGACCAGGGCGCCCACATGCTCACCGCCATGGGGCAGGTGGGCGTTGAGGTGGCGGTGCCGGGCAATCATGAGTTCGATTTCGGCGCCCCGGTGCTGGCCCGTCTGCTGGGCTCTACCCCCTTCCCCTGGCTGGGAACCAATGTGTTGGGGCAAGACGGCCAGCCCTTCGCCGGTATGGAGCGCACCGCCTTGCGGTCGGTCGGCGCTTATAAGGTCGGCTTCTTGGGGGTGCTGACGCCCGAAACGACCAAACTGTCCTCTCCCGGGGCCACGGTGCGCTTTGCCCCGGTGGTTGAAACGGTGCGCGAGACGGTCGCGGCGCTCAAGGCCCAGGGGGCGGATGTCATTGTCGCCCTGACCCACCAAGACGTCGCCGACGACCGGGCCTTGCTGGAGCGGGTCCCGGCCATTGACGTTATTGTGGGCGGGCACGATCACGAGGGGATCGTGTGGAGCGACCAGGGACGGGTGATTCTCAAGGCCGGCAGCGACGCCAAGGCGCTCGGCGTGATCGACCTCACCCTTCAGGAACGCCCCACCAAAACCGGCCCCGTTGTCACCACTCGCCCGGACGTGCGCCTGATCCCCAACGTGGGCCAAACCCCGGATCCCGCCCTGGCCGGGCTCATCGCTCAATGGCACGCGTCCCTCGACGACGCCTTGGGGCAACCTTTGGTCACGCTTGGGGTGCCGCTCGACAGCCGCCGCGCCGCCGTGCGCACCCAGGAGAGCACCATGGGCGATCTGATCGCCGATGCGCTGCGGATCGGCACCGGGGCCGATGTCGCCCTGGTCAATGGCGGCGGCATCCGGGCCGATCGCCTGTACGACGCGGGGGCCTCGCTTTCGGCCCGCGATGTCCTGACCGAGCTTCCGTTTGGCAACGTGGTGATGGTGCTGCGTCTCACGGGGGCGGAGCTGCGCGCGGCCCTGGAGCATGGCTTGTCGGCGGTCGAGGAGGGGGCCGGCCGTTTTCCTCAGGTTTCGGGGCTCACCCTGACCTGGGATCGCAAAAAACCCGCCGGGTCGCGCCTCGTGACGGTTGCGGTGGCCGGCACGCCGCTCGACCCCGCCGCCTCCTATACCCTGGCCACCACCAACTTCACCGCCGACGGCGGGGATGGCTACACCTTCGGCACGGCACGCCCGGTGGTCGATGCCAGCGCCGGACGCCTGATGACCACCTTGGTCATCGACTACCTGAAAAGCCTGGGAGGCGAGGTGAAGACCCTCGAAACCGGAAGACTTATCCCAGTTGAGTAA